The following coding sequences lie in one Oncorhynchus kisutch isolate 150728-3 linkage group LG3, Okis_V2, whole genome shotgun sequence genomic window:
- the LOC109881240 gene encoding histone-lysine N-methyltransferase NSD3 isoform X4, which produces MDFSFSFMQGIMGNTIQQPPQLIDSANIRQEGAYDTGSDAGEDGAPSYDAALEAEFSYPPSASEDMPPVSNGYPAGLGLYEPQAKFSMYPQFPNGSANGYGAIRGYGEHCLMPGEGTVLRAPVLQERSPSPISPPPSHHPHLHHPHHHHSHHYHPQLHPHSPPPLPSQHHLNPPPHRMSHVLPPPPLLLPSTSPPLSLLDSTPPSHPSHTPSAPSIGVLKKTSSPEIKLKIIKTYQNGRELFESALCGDLLQESQASEASQSHRRHERKKEKRKKTVREQEEGQDQEQLQEGTVGQARDIQTQLQLQTHTPAQTQPQELPVGQTEKPQKTPIKAEPETPKVQKQYPTVITGTGCCKDHEVGDLVWAKVGTYPWWPCMVSCDPQMNVHTRINTRGHREYHVQFFGSVAERAWVHEKRVVMYQGEHQFDELQAETLRKTTNTAERHKLMKPFPQRERAQWEVGVGHAEDAFLMTQQERIDNYTFIYVDPDPNAPPPIKKTPTRAAGRTQRPSIATSKKEEVAVTSPDRAEPSRRQPRRQCSVPNADDPADPQTSEKDQSRDPGQPSPPAREALSKAGGTQESPAPVRAWKTAAARKLLPLSITMKKLNVEITKCDQVWPLLQRKALPSPRREREREAEREEGEGRQADLGYCSPEQGCGVKPEPSPDEEEKRDEGEEKEDREERSDQEAAQHTSCPGSQHSTPPGSQERKQQRRSVRSRSESEKGCEPVPKKKTKKEQGEMAPETTLRTGSQKGASEISDACKPLKKRSRASTDVEMASSQYRDTSDSDSRGLNDPQSLFGKSLDSPAAADADESDSQSVDSSLSRQGSSTAKIDTVCQICEVYGEGLVSCEGDCCRLFHLECLGLASVPEGKFTCLECRNGSHLCFSCKAGGGEVLRCSVVGCGRYYHDDCVRKLPGTVGSGTGGGFRCPQHTCATCCLERDLHQATQGRMMRCLRCPVAYHTGDSCVAAGSMVLTHHIMICSSHGIAKKNGLLSSPVNVNWCFLCARGEKLLCCALCPASFHPECLEMAMPEGAWSCRECRSGRKPHYKQIVWVKLGNYRWWPAEICNPRLVPPNIQTLRHDIGAFPVFFFGSHDYYWINQGRVFPYVENDKTPVTGQININKTFKKALEEAARRFQELKAQRESREALEQERNSRKPPPYKFIKSNKPVGKVQVHIADLSEIPRCNCKPTDEHPCSLDSQCLNRMLQYECHPQVCPTGDSCENQCFSKRLYSETEVIKTEGCGWGLKTNQALRKGDFVTEYVGEVIDSEECQQRIKHAHENRVTDFYMLTLTKDRVIDAGPKGNSSRFINHSCSPNCETQKWTVNGDVRIGLFTLCDIEAGTELTFNYNLDLVGNRRSSCHCGAENCSGFLGVRPTSAVVMEKEEKARNAKLKPKKRKLRPEGRRTHEYFCFCCGEGGELVKCDKKDCPKAYHLLCLNLTKPPYGRWECPWHDCSVCGVPASSLCDFCPRSFCRQHEGGVLTPSTLEGRPCCSNHNPLSPLGSNANLPHTHTHHPGTVSIKEEPEDPEEEPSQQDRE; this is translated from the exons ATggatttctccttctctttcatgCAAGGGATCATGGGAAATACAATTCAGCAACCCCCTCAGCTCATTGACTCAGCCAACATCCGACAGGAGGGCGCCTACGACACCGGCAGCGATGCGGGCGAGGACGGAGCCCCCTCCTACGACGCTGCCCTGGAGGCAGAGTTCTCCTACCCGCCCTCTGCCTCCGAAGACATGCCACCGGTCTCCAATGGTTACCCCGCTGGGCTGGGCCTGTACGAGCCCCAGGCCAAGTTCTCCATGTACCCCCAGTTCCCCAACGGCTCGGCCAATGGCTACGGGGCCATCCGGGGCTATGGCGAACACTGCCTCATGCCTGGGGAGGGAACGGTCCTGAGGGCCCCTGTCCTCCAGGAGAGATCCCCCTCCCCTATATCTCCTCCACCTTCACACCACCCCCACCTCCATCACCCTCACCACCACCATTCTCATCACTACCACCCTCAACTTCAcccacacagccctccaccccTGCCCTCCCAACACCACCTCAACCCGCCACCTCACCGCATGTCCCATGTGCTCCCTCCTCCCCCGTTACTCCTGCCCTCCACCAGCCCTCCCCTGTCCCTGCTGGACAGCACCCCCCCCTCTCACCCTTCTCACACCCCCTCTGCTCCCTCCATCGGGGTCCTGAAGAAAACCAGCTCTCCAGAGATCAAGCTAAAGATCATAAAGACGTACCAGAACGGGAGGGAGCTGTTTGAGTCTGCGTTGTGTGGAGATCTGCTGCAGGAGTCCCAGGCCAGCGAGGCCTCCCAGAGCCACCGCAGACacgagaggaagaaggagaagaggaaaaaGACCGTCAGGGAGCAAGAAGAAGGGCAGGACCAGGAGCAGCTACAAGAGGGCACTGTAGGGCAGGCCAGGGACATCCAGACGCAGCTACAGCTCCAGACTCACACCCCGGCCCAGACCCAACCACAGGAGCTGCCTGTGGGGCAGACAGAGAAGCCACAGAAGACCCCCATCAAAGCAGAGCCCGAGACACCTAAG gtccagaaGCAGTACCCTACAGTGATAACCGGTACAGGCTGCTGTAAGGACCACGAGGTGGGGGACCTGGTGTGGGCCAAGGTGGGCACCTACCCCTGGTGGCCCTGCATGGTCTCCTGTGACCCCCAGATGAACGTCCACACACGCATCAACACCCGGG GTCACAGGGAGTACCATGTGCAGTTCTTTGGCAGCGTGGCGGAGCGGGCCTGGGTCCATGAGAAGAGGGTGGTCATGTACCAGGGAGAGCACCAGTTTGATGAGCTGCAGGCTGAGACACTACGCAAGACTACCAACACCGCAGAGAGACACAAG ctgATGAAGCCCTTCCCCCAGAGAGAGCGTGCTCAGTGGGAGGTGGGCGTCGGCCATGCCGAGGATGCCTTCCTGATGACTCAGCAGGAACGTATCGACAACTACACCTTCATCTACGTCGACCCCGACCCCAATGCTCCTCCCCCCATCAAGAAGACCCCCACCAGGGCGGCCGGTCGCACCCAACGTCCTTCTATCGCAACAAGTAAGAAAGAAGAAGTAGCAGTGACATCACCGGACCGGGCGGAGCCGTCCAGAAGACAGCCTCGTAGGCAGTGTAGTGTTCCTAATGCAGACGACCCAGCCGACCCCCAGACCTCAGAGAAAGACCAGAGCCGGGACCCTGGACAGCCCAGCCCCCCAGCTCGGGAGGCCCTGTCTAAGGCCGGGGGAACCCAGGAGTCCCCTGCCCCTGTACGGGCCTGGAAGACAGCCGCTGCCAGGAAGTTGCTGCCTCTTTCCATTACCATGAAGAAACTAAATGTGGAGATCACCAAGTGTGACCAAGTGTGGCCTCTTCTGCAGAGGAAAGCCCTGCCCTCACCacggcgagagagggagagagaggcggagagggaggagggagaaggccGACAGGCTGACCTGGGATACTGCTCACCAGAG CAGGGCTGTGGAGTTAAACCAGAACCCAGTCCAgacgaggaggagaagagagatgagggagaggagaaagaggacagggaggagagaagtgACCAGGAAGCAGCACAGCACACCTCCTGTCCTGGGTCTCAGCACAGCACCCCGCCAG GTTCTCAAGAGCGTAAGCAGCAGCGCAGGTCAGTGAGGAGCAGATCAGAGTCAGAGAAAGGCTGTGAGCCCGTCCCCAAAAAGAAGACCAAAAAGGAGCAG ggtGAGATGGCTCCTGAGACCACTCTGAGAACAGGCTCACAGAAAG gaGCCAGTGAGATCTCAGATGCCTGTAAGCCTCTGAAGAAACGCAGCAGAGCCTCCACAGACGTAGAGATGGCCTCCTCTCAGTACAGAGACACATCCGACTCTGACTCTAGAGGCCTGAACGACCCGCag AGTCTGTTTGGGAAGAGTTTGGACAGTCCAGCGGCTGCAGATGCGGACgagtcagacagccagtcagtggACTCCAGTCTTTCCAGACAAGGAAGCAGCACAGCCAAGATAGACACTGTCTGCCAG ATCTGTGAGGTGTATGGAGAGGGTCTGGTGTCGTGTGAGGGAGACTGCTGTCGGCTGTTCCATCTGGAGTGCCTGGGTCTCGCCTCCGTACCTGAGGGCAAGTTTACCTGTCTGGAATGTAGAAACG GCTCTCACTTGTGTTTCAGCTGtaaggcagggggaggggaggtgtTGCGCTGCTCAGTGGTTGGCTGCGGGAGGTATTACCATGACGACTGCGTGCGTAAACTCCCTGGCACCGTGGGGAGTGGTACGGGAGGGGGGTTCCGCTGCCCCCAGCATACCTGCGCCACCTGCTGTCTGGAGAGAGACCTGCACCAAGCCACCCAAG GGCGTATGATGCGTTGTCTGCGCTGCCCTGTTGCGTACCATACAGGGGACAGCTGCGTGGCAGCGGGTAGCATGGTCCTCACCCACCACATCATGATCTGCAGCAGCCATGGCATTGCCAAGAAGAAcggcctcctctcctcacccgtCAATGTGAACTGGTGTTTCCTCTGTGCCCGAG GAGAGAAGCTGCTGTGCTGTGCGTTGTGCCCGGCGTCGTTCCACCCAGAGTGTTTGGAGATGGCGATGCCAGAGGGGGCGTGGTCCTGCAGGGAGTGTAGATCAGGAAGGAAACCCCACTACAAACAGATCGTCTGGGTCAAACTGGGAAACTACCG GTGGTGGCCAGCGGAGATCTGTAACCCTCGCCTGGTGCCCCCCAACATCCAGACGCTCCGCCACGACATCGGAGCCTTCCCAGTCTTCTTCTTTGGTTCCCATGACTACTACTGGATCAACCAGGGCCGTGTGTTTCCCTACGTAGAGAACGACAAGACCCCTGTCACGGGCCAAATCAACATCAACAAGACGTTCAAGAAAG ctctgGAGGAGGCTGCTCGTAGGTTCCAGGAACTCAAGGCacagagggagagcagggaggccCTAGAGCAGGAACGCAACTCACGCAAACCACCGCCTTACAAGTTCATCAAG TCCAACAAGCCGGTGGGGAAGGTGCAGGTGCACATAGCCGACCTGTCTGAAATCCCACGATGCAACTGTAAGCCCACGGACGAACACCCCTGCAGCCTGGACTCCCAGTGTCTCAACCGCATGCTGCAGTACGAGTGTCACCcgcag GTGTGTCCGACAGGTGATAGCTGTGAGAACCAATGCTTCTCTAAACGTCTGTACTCCGAGACAGAGGTCATCAAAACAGAGGGTTGTGGCTGGGGCCTCAAGACCAACCAGGCCCTCAGGAAG GGAGATTTTGTGACAGAGTACGTGGGAGAGGTGATAGATTCAGAAGAGTGCCAGCAGCGAATCAAACACGCTCATGAGAACCGTGTGACTGACTTCTACATGCTCACCCTCACCAAG GACCGGGTGATAGATGCGGGGCCCAAAGGGAACTCCTCTCGCTTCATTAACCACAGTTGCAGCCCCAACTGTGAGACGCAGAAATGGACCGTCAATGGAGATGTACGGATAGGGCTCTTCACCTTGTGTGACATAGAGGCTG GCACTGAGTTGACGTTTAACTATAACCTGGACTTGGTGGGGAATAGAAGGTCGTCGTGTCACTGTGGAGCTGAGAACTGCTCTGGCTTCCTGGGGGTGCGGCCTACG agtgcagtggtgatggagaaggaggagaaggcgAGGAACGCTAAGCTGAAGCCCAAGAAGCGTAAGCTGCGACCAGAAGGGAGACGCACACATGAGTACTTCTGTTTCTGCTGCGGAGAGGGAGGGGAGCTGGTCAAATGTGACAAGAAGGACTGTCCTAAAGCTTATCACCTGCTGTGTCTCAACCTCACCAAACCCCCATATG gtcgtTGGGAGTGCCCATGGCATGattgcagtgtgtgtggtgtcccaGCCTCATCCCTCTGTGACTTCTGCCCTCGCTCCTTCTGCCGGCAACATGAGGGGGGAGTTCTCACCCCCTCTACCCTGGAGGGTCGCCCCTGCTGCTCCAATCACAACCCCCTCAGCCCCCTGGGCTCCAACGCCAACCtcccacatactcacacacaccaccctgGTACGGTCAGTATCAAAGAAGAGCCAGAGGACCCCGAGGAGGAGCCCAGCCAGCAGGACCGAGAGTAA
- the LOC109881240 gene encoding histone-lysine N-methyltransferase NSD3 isoform X3, producing the protein MDFSFSFMQGIMGNTIQQPPQLIDSANIRQEGAYDTGSDAGEDGAPSYDAALEAEFSYPPSASEDMPPVSNGYPAGLGLYEPQAKFSMYPQFPNGSANGYGAIRGYGEHCLMPGEGTVLRAPVLQERSPSPISPPPSHHPHLHHPHHHHSHHYHPQLHPHSPPPLPSQHHLNPPPHRMSHVLPPPPLLLPSTSPPLSLLDSTPPSHPSHTPSAPSIGVLKKTSSPEIKLKIIKTYQNGRELFESALCGDLLQESQASEASQSHRRHERKKEKRKKTVREQEEGQDQEQLQEGTVGQARDIQTQLQLQTHTPAQTQPQELPVGQTEKPQKTPIKAEPETPKVQKQYPTVITGTGCCKDHEVGDLVWAKVGTYPWWPCMVSCDPQMNVHTRINTRGHREYHVQFFGSVAERAWVHEKRVVMYQGEHQFDELQAETLRKTTNTAERHKLMKPFPQRERAQWEVGVGHAEDAFLMTQQERIDNYTFIYVDPDPNAPPPIKKTPTRAAGRTQRPSIATSKKEEVAVTSPDRAEPSRRQPRRQCSVPNADDPADPQTSEKDQSRDPGQPSPPAREALSKAGGTQESPAPVRAWKTAAARKLLPLSITMKKLNVEITKCDQVWPLLQRKALPSPRREREREAEREEGEGRQADLGYCSPEQGCGVKPEPSPDEEEKRDEGEEKEDREERSDQEAAQHTSCPGSQHSTPPGSQERKQQRRSVRSRSESEKGCEPVPKKKTKKEQGEMAPETTLRTGSQKGASEISDACKPLKKRSRASTDVEMASSQYRDTSDSDSRGLNDPQSLFGKSLDSPAAADADESDSQSVDSSLSRQGSSTAKIDTVCQICEVYGEGLVSCEGDCCRLFHLECLGLASVPEGKFTCLECRNGSHLCFSCKAGGGEVLRCSVVGCGRYYHDDCVRKLPGTVGSGTGGGFRCPQHTCATCCLERDLHQATQGRMMRCLRCPVAYHTGDSCVAAGSMVLTHHIMICSSHGIAKKNGLLSSPVNVNWCFLCARATKKNIGKGEKLLCCALCPASFHPECLEMAMPEGAWSCRECRSGRKPHYKQIVWVKLGNYRWWPAEICNPRLVPPNIQTLRHDIGAFPVFFFGSHDYYWINQGRVFPYVENDKTPVTGQININKTFKKALEEAARRFQELKAQRESREALEQERNSRKPPPYKFIKSNKPVGKVQVHIADLSEIPRCNCKPTDEHPCSLDSQCLNRMLQYECHPQVCPTGDSCENQCFSKRLYSETEVIKTEGCGWGLKTNQALRKGDFVTEYVGEVIDSEECQQRIKHAHENRVTDFYMLTLTKDRVIDAGPKGNSSRFINHSCSPNCETQKWTVNGDVRIGLFTLCDIEAGTELTFNYNLDLVGNRRSSCHCGAENCSGFLGVRPTSAVVMEKEEKARNAKLKPKKRKLRPEGRRTHEYFCFCCGEGGELVKCDKKDCPKAYHLLCLNLTKPPYGRWECPWHDCSVCGVPASSLCDFCPRSFCRQHEGGVLTPSTLEGRPCCSNHNPLSPLGSNANLPHTHTHHPGTVSIKEEPEDPEEEPSQQDRE; encoded by the exons ATggatttctccttctctttcatgCAAGGGATCATGGGAAATACAATTCAGCAACCCCCTCAGCTCATTGACTCAGCCAACATCCGACAGGAGGGCGCCTACGACACCGGCAGCGATGCGGGCGAGGACGGAGCCCCCTCCTACGACGCTGCCCTGGAGGCAGAGTTCTCCTACCCGCCCTCTGCCTCCGAAGACATGCCACCGGTCTCCAATGGTTACCCCGCTGGGCTGGGCCTGTACGAGCCCCAGGCCAAGTTCTCCATGTACCCCCAGTTCCCCAACGGCTCGGCCAATGGCTACGGGGCCATCCGGGGCTATGGCGAACACTGCCTCATGCCTGGGGAGGGAACGGTCCTGAGGGCCCCTGTCCTCCAGGAGAGATCCCCCTCCCCTATATCTCCTCCACCTTCACACCACCCCCACCTCCATCACCCTCACCACCACCATTCTCATCACTACCACCCTCAACTTCAcccacacagccctccaccccTGCCCTCCCAACACCACCTCAACCCGCCACCTCACCGCATGTCCCATGTGCTCCCTCCTCCCCCGTTACTCCTGCCCTCCACCAGCCCTCCCCTGTCCCTGCTGGACAGCACCCCCCCCTCTCACCCTTCTCACACCCCCTCTGCTCCCTCCATCGGGGTCCTGAAGAAAACCAGCTCTCCAGAGATCAAGCTAAAGATCATAAAGACGTACCAGAACGGGAGGGAGCTGTTTGAGTCTGCGTTGTGTGGAGATCTGCTGCAGGAGTCCCAGGCCAGCGAGGCCTCCCAGAGCCACCGCAGACacgagaggaagaaggagaagaggaaaaaGACCGTCAGGGAGCAAGAAGAAGGGCAGGACCAGGAGCAGCTACAAGAGGGCACTGTAGGGCAGGCCAGGGACATCCAGACGCAGCTACAGCTCCAGACTCACACCCCGGCCCAGACCCAACCACAGGAGCTGCCTGTGGGGCAGACAGAGAAGCCACAGAAGACCCCCATCAAAGCAGAGCCCGAGACACCTAAG gtccagaaGCAGTACCCTACAGTGATAACCGGTACAGGCTGCTGTAAGGACCACGAGGTGGGGGACCTGGTGTGGGCCAAGGTGGGCACCTACCCCTGGTGGCCCTGCATGGTCTCCTGTGACCCCCAGATGAACGTCCACACACGCATCAACACCCGGG GTCACAGGGAGTACCATGTGCAGTTCTTTGGCAGCGTGGCGGAGCGGGCCTGGGTCCATGAGAAGAGGGTGGTCATGTACCAGGGAGAGCACCAGTTTGATGAGCTGCAGGCTGAGACACTACGCAAGACTACCAACACCGCAGAGAGACACAAG ctgATGAAGCCCTTCCCCCAGAGAGAGCGTGCTCAGTGGGAGGTGGGCGTCGGCCATGCCGAGGATGCCTTCCTGATGACTCAGCAGGAACGTATCGACAACTACACCTTCATCTACGTCGACCCCGACCCCAATGCTCCTCCCCCCATCAAGAAGACCCCCACCAGGGCGGCCGGTCGCACCCAACGTCCTTCTATCGCAACAAGTAAGAAAGAAGAAGTAGCAGTGACATCACCGGACCGGGCGGAGCCGTCCAGAAGACAGCCTCGTAGGCAGTGTAGTGTTCCTAATGCAGACGACCCAGCCGACCCCCAGACCTCAGAGAAAGACCAGAGCCGGGACCCTGGACAGCCCAGCCCCCCAGCTCGGGAGGCCCTGTCTAAGGCCGGGGGAACCCAGGAGTCCCCTGCCCCTGTACGGGCCTGGAAGACAGCCGCTGCCAGGAAGTTGCTGCCTCTTTCCATTACCATGAAGAAACTAAATGTGGAGATCACCAAGTGTGACCAAGTGTGGCCTCTTCTGCAGAGGAAAGCCCTGCCCTCACCacggcgagagagggagagagaggcggagagggaggagggagaaggccGACAGGCTGACCTGGGATACTGCTCACCAGAG CAGGGCTGTGGAGTTAAACCAGAACCCAGTCCAgacgaggaggagaagagagatgagggagaggagaaagaggacagggaggagagaagtgACCAGGAAGCAGCACAGCACACCTCCTGTCCTGGGTCTCAGCACAGCACCCCGCCAG GTTCTCAAGAGCGTAAGCAGCAGCGCAGGTCAGTGAGGAGCAGATCAGAGTCAGAGAAAGGCTGTGAGCCCGTCCCCAAAAAGAAGACCAAAAAGGAGCAG ggtGAGATGGCTCCTGAGACCACTCTGAGAACAGGCTCACAGAAAG gaGCCAGTGAGATCTCAGATGCCTGTAAGCCTCTGAAGAAACGCAGCAGAGCCTCCACAGACGTAGAGATGGCCTCCTCTCAGTACAGAGACACATCCGACTCTGACTCTAGAGGCCTGAACGACCCGCag AGTCTGTTTGGGAAGAGTTTGGACAGTCCAGCGGCTGCAGATGCGGACgagtcagacagccagtcagtggACTCCAGTCTTTCCAGACAAGGAAGCAGCACAGCCAAGATAGACACTGTCTGCCAG ATCTGTGAGGTGTATGGAGAGGGTCTGGTGTCGTGTGAGGGAGACTGCTGTCGGCTGTTCCATCTGGAGTGCCTGGGTCTCGCCTCCGTACCTGAGGGCAAGTTTACCTGTCTGGAATGTAGAAACG GCTCTCACTTGTGTTTCAGCTGtaaggcagggggaggggaggtgtTGCGCTGCTCAGTGGTTGGCTGCGGGAGGTATTACCATGACGACTGCGTGCGTAAACTCCCTGGCACCGTGGGGAGTGGTACGGGAGGGGGGTTCCGCTGCCCCCAGCATACCTGCGCCACCTGCTGTCTGGAGAGAGACCTGCACCAAGCCACCCAAG GGCGTATGATGCGTTGTCTGCGCTGCCCTGTTGCGTACCATACAGGGGACAGCTGCGTGGCAGCGGGTAGCATGGTCCTCACCCACCACATCATGATCTGCAGCAGCCATGGCATTGCCAAGAAGAAcggcctcctctcctcacccgtCAATGTGAACTGGTGTTTCCTCTGTGCCCGAG CTACCAAAAAGAATATTGGGAAAG GAGAGAAGCTGCTGTGCTGTGCGTTGTGCCCGGCGTCGTTCCACCCAGAGTGTTTGGAGATGGCGATGCCAGAGGGGGCGTGGTCCTGCAGGGAGTGTAGATCAGGAAGGAAACCCCACTACAAACAGATCGTCTGGGTCAAACTGGGAAACTACCG GTGGTGGCCAGCGGAGATCTGTAACCCTCGCCTGGTGCCCCCCAACATCCAGACGCTCCGCCACGACATCGGAGCCTTCCCAGTCTTCTTCTTTGGTTCCCATGACTACTACTGGATCAACCAGGGCCGTGTGTTTCCCTACGTAGAGAACGACAAGACCCCTGTCACGGGCCAAATCAACATCAACAAGACGTTCAAGAAAG ctctgGAGGAGGCTGCTCGTAGGTTCCAGGAACTCAAGGCacagagggagagcagggaggccCTAGAGCAGGAACGCAACTCACGCAAACCACCGCCTTACAAGTTCATCAAG TCCAACAAGCCGGTGGGGAAGGTGCAGGTGCACATAGCCGACCTGTCTGAAATCCCACGATGCAACTGTAAGCCCACGGACGAACACCCCTGCAGCCTGGACTCCCAGTGTCTCAACCGCATGCTGCAGTACGAGTGTCACCcgcag GTGTGTCCGACAGGTGATAGCTGTGAGAACCAATGCTTCTCTAAACGTCTGTACTCCGAGACAGAGGTCATCAAAACAGAGGGTTGTGGCTGGGGCCTCAAGACCAACCAGGCCCTCAGGAAG GGAGATTTTGTGACAGAGTACGTGGGAGAGGTGATAGATTCAGAAGAGTGCCAGCAGCGAATCAAACACGCTCATGAGAACCGTGTGACTGACTTCTACATGCTCACCCTCACCAAG GACCGGGTGATAGATGCGGGGCCCAAAGGGAACTCCTCTCGCTTCATTAACCACAGTTGCAGCCCCAACTGTGAGACGCAGAAATGGACCGTCAATGGAGATGTACGGATAGGGCTCTTCACCTTGTGTGACATAGAGGCTG GCACTGAGTTGACGTTTAACTATAACCTGGACTTGGTGGGGAATAGAAGGTCGTCGTGTCACTGTGGAGCTGAGAACTGCTCTGGCTTCCTGGGGGTGCGGCCTACG agtgcagtggtgatggagaaggaggagaaggcgAGGAACGCTAAGCTGAAGCCCAAGAAGCGTAAGCTGCGACCAGAAGGGAGACGCACACATGAGTACTTCTGTTTCTGCTGCGGAGAGGGAGGGGAGCTGGTCAAATGTGACAAGAAGGACTGTCCTAAAGCTTATCACCTGCTGTGTCTCAACCTCACCAAACCCCCATATG gtcgtTGGGAGTGCCCATGGCATGattgcagtgtgtgtggtgtcccaGCCTCATCCCTCTGTGACTTCTGCCCTCGCTCCTTCTGCCGGCAACATGAGGGGGGAGTTCTCACCCCCTCTACCCTGGAGGGTCGCCCCTGCTGCTCCAATCACAACCCCCTCAGCCCCCTGGGCTCCAACGCCAACCtcccacatactcacacacaccaccctgGTACGGTCAGTATCAAAGAAGAGCCAGAGGACCCCGAGGAGGAGCCCAGCCAGCAGGACCGAGAGTAA